In Acetonema longum DSM 6540, the genomic window TCAGCGCCGCAGTCGCGGCAAGTTAGGGTTTTGTCTTCAGTCATTATTTGGAATCCTCCTCAAATTGTTTTGCGCCCTGACTGGTTTAGTAAAAATCCTAGCATATACTCTTTCACCAAACTACAAAACAGCTTGAGAAGGAGAACTGACATGCGTACCTAGACCTATTTTCATCGGGCTATTTTAATATACCTTGAAATATGAGAATTGTAAAGTATTTTTTTGAAATTTTTATAGAGATTTGACAGGTTGGTAGATTAGTCCCAGTTAGCCACCAAGTCACTGATTCTATGTTAATAATAAAATAGGATCCCCTGCCGTCCCGATTCATAATCATCGCTGTCACGGAAACACTATGAATAGAAAAATTGTTAGGAAGCGGCATTTCATGGACGAACAAAGGCCCCCCGGGGATCTGACGCAACAAAGTCAAAACTATTTCAGCAGCCCAGGAACAAGAACAGAAGATTATGCAACCCAGGCCGGTTCCAACGCCGATGGGTTCCTGTACACTCTGCCTTACGGCGAAGTTCCGGAGATGTCCCTGTCGGCTCTGAGAGCCGAAGATTATAAAAAGCTGACCGGCGTTGACAAACCTGAGAGTATGGCCGGACAAAATCAACCGAACCTTTCATAATCGGAACCGGCGGCCGTTGAAACGACCGGCCAAAAATCAAGCAGGGCAGCCAATGGCTGCCTTTTTAGCATTTCTAAAACATATCGGGTTCCTCTGACTGGCGCTGATCCTGTTGGGCGCATTTTTGCCACAGCCAATAGTACCGGTTCAGGAGCTCATCCAGTTCCCGGCTGGCTTCCCTCACATCCGGATCCAGCCGGCCCCTTTGTTCCGTCAGCTCATCCAGGCGCCGCCGCAGGGCTTCCGCTTCCCGCTTGATTTCCTCCAAATCGGCGCTGGTCTGGGTAGTAGCCCCTCTGCCGGCAAAAATCATATCCTCGCAGATCCCGTCCCGCTCCTGAAGCAATCGTTCCAGCCGGCGGTGCAGCGCATCGATCTGCTGCTGAATGACTAATATATCCTCCATAATCCCCCTGCCTCCGCAAAATAATCTAAAGGTATCTTATGCGGCAAGCTGGGATTTGATAGCTGGAACTATCAGGGATATAAATCTATTGCCTATGAATCCGAAAAGAGACGCTTTCTGAATAAGCCCGCCCGCAGGAGCAACCACGCAGATGAGCCTTTTTCAACGGTTCCCTAGCCCACGGAAGACTTTTTCCGGCGTAATCGGCAGGCTGGTGATACTTACCCCTACTGCGTTATAAACTGCATGGGCAATCGCCGGCGATGGGGTATTGATGACCACTTCCCCCAGGGATTTGGCCCCAAAGGGTCCGGTAGGCTCATAGCTTTCTTCAAACTGCACCCGGACTTGCCCGATATCCTGACGGCAGGGAATCTTATACTGCATAAAGGAGTCGGTGGCCATCCTGCCTTTATCGTCATAACGAACGTCTTCATAAAGGGCCATGCCGATACCCTGGACCAGGCCGCCTTCCGCCTGAATCCGGGCCAAATTGGCATTCATCACTGTGCCGCAGTCCACCACTGCCACATAATCAATCAGCTCCACCTTGCCGGTTTCCCAGTCTACTTCCACTTCGGCAAAACCGGCAATAAAAGGCGGCGGTGATATATTGCTGCCGTGGGTGGCATAAGCTGTCAGCTGGGATTTGCCGATGCCGAGAACCAAGAGTTCGGCCAGTTTTTCCAGGCTGATCTCCCGGTCTCCCGCCAGGGTGCGGAGGGTCTGGCCGTCGAATGCCACTTCTTCCGGCGGGGTTTCCAGAAAAGCAGCCGCCTTTGCGATAATCTGCTGTTTTAAGTCAGTGGCGGCTTTGACCACCGCCATGCCGGTCACATAGGTGGTGCTGGAGGCGTAGGACCCCGGATCATAGGGCGATATATCGGTGTCAGCCGCATGAACAATAATCCGGTCCAGAGATGTGTCCAGCACTTCGGCTGCCATCTGGGCTAAAATGGTGTCACTGCCGGTTCCCATATCGGTGGAGCCGGTCAGCAGGGTATAGTTGCCGTCATCGTTCAGGCGGATTTCAATGGAAGCCGTATCCACCCCGGCAACGCCTGACCCTTGCATGGTCACTGCCATGCCGATGCCTCTGACTTTACTCTGGCCCATTTCCCGGCGGGGATACTTTTCGTCCCAGCCGATCAGTTTCTTGCCTTGGGCAATGCACCGGTCCAGACTGGAGCTGCCCAGGAGCTTGCCGCCATAGGTCAGGCAGGTTTCCCCGGCCCGGATGATATTTTTCAGACGAAGTTCGGCCGGGTCCATATGCAGTTCTGCCGCCAGCTTATTTACCGCCGATTCCAGGGCAAAGGCTCCCTGGGTGGCGCCATAGCCCCGTAAAGCGCCGGCCGGCATTTTATTGGTATAGACCACCCGGCCTGTGAACCGGACAGCTTTGGTTTTGTTGTACAGGGGCAGGGTCTTCTCTCCCACCACCCCGAACACAGTAGAGGCATGATCGCCATAAGCGCCGGTATCGGACAGTCCCTGAATATCCACCGCCCGGATATAGCCCTGCCGGTCAGCTCCCAGCCGGACCTTCAGCCGCATAGCATGCCGGCTGCTGGTACAGGTGAAGGTCTCCTGACGCTCATAGATCAGTTTGGCCGGCTTACCGGTTTTTAAGGTAACAATAGCCGGAAAGATCTCGGCAGCAGCCGTCTGTTTACCGCCGAAGCCACCGCCAATCCGGGGCTTGATGACCCGGATTTTGCCGGCGGGGATCTCCAGGGCCCGGGAGAGTTTCCGCCGGACGTGAAACGGAATCTGGGTGGAAGTGATCACCACCAGCCGGCCGGTGTGATCCAGATAGCTGAAAGCCCGGTAGGTTTCCATCAT contains:
- a CDS encoding aspartyl-phosphate phosphatase Spo0E family protein, which produces MEDILVIQQQIDALHRRLERLLQERDGICEDMIFAGRGATTQTSADLEEIKREAEALRRRLDELTEQRGRLDPDVREASRELDELLNRYYWLWQKCAQQDQRQSEEPDMF
- a CDS encoding xanthine dehydrogenase family protein molybdopterin-binding subunit, with translation MKWVGKPIAKTDALAIATGRPVYTDDLSVPNTLVIKLLRSPHAFARIKAIDTIAAAKLAGVECILTYRDVPGVRFTQAGQSYPEPSPYDRLILEDLVRYVGDEVAIIAAVDEKTALRAMELIKVEYEVLAPVLDFETAHEHPSTVHPESDLYCHFDIGMDQLNNIVASQNIEKGDVEAELARCEVVVEDTYYTQAQAHAMMETYRAFSYLDHTGRLVVITSTQIPFHVRRKLSRALEIPAGKIRVIKPRIGGGFGGKQTAAAEIFPAIVTLKTGKPAKLIYERQETFTCTSSRHAMRLKVRLGADRQGYIRAVDIQGLSDTGAYGDHASTVFGVVGEKTLPLYNKTKAVRFTGRVVYTNKMPAGALRGYGATQGAFALESAVNKLAAELHMDPAELRLKNIIRAGETCLTYGGKLLGSSSLDRCIAQGKKLIGWDEKYPRREMGQSKVRGIGMAVTMQGSGVAGVDTASIEIRLNDDGNYTLLTGSTDMGTGSDTILAQMAAEVLDTSLDRIIVHAADTDISPYDPGSYASSTTYVTGMAVVKAATDLKQQIIAKAAAFLETPPEEVAFDGQTLRTLAGDREISLEKLAELLVLGIGKSQLTAYATHGSNISPPPFIAGFAEVEVDWETGKVELIDYVAVVDCGTVMNANLARIQAEGGLVQGIGMALYEDVRYDDKGRMATDSFMQYKIPCRQDIGQVRVQFEESYEPTGPFGAKSLGEVVINTPSPAIAHAVYNAVGVSITSLPITPEKVFRGLGNR